One genomic region from Streptomyces sp. Li-HN-5-11 encodes:
- a CDS encoding HU family DNA-binding protein, with amino-acid sequence MNKAQLVEAIADKMGGRQQAADAVDAVLDAIVRAVVGGDRVSVTGFGSFEKVDRPARYARNPQTGERVRVKKTSVPRFRAGQGFKDLVSGSKKLPRGGEVAVKKAPKGSLSGGVSATVKKAAAKKATTRTAAAKKTTAKKTTAKKTTAAAKTTTAKKAPAKKTTTAAKTTAAKKTAAKKATAKKAPAKKATAKKAPAKKSTARKTTAKKTTARS; translated from the coding sequence GTGAACAAGGCGCAGCTCGTAGAAGCGATTGCCGACAAGATGGGCGGCCGCCAGCAGGCCGCCGATGCTGTCGACGCGGTACTGGACGCCATCGTCCGCGCGGTCGTCGGGGGCGACCGGGTCTCGGTCACCGGCTTCGGGTCCTTCGAGAAGGTGGACCGGCCTGCCCGCTACGCCCGCAACCCGCAGACGGGTGAGCGGGTGCGGGTCAAGAAGACCTCGGTGCCGCGATTCCGTGCCGGTCAGGGCTTCAAGGACCTGGTCAGCGGGTCGAAGAAGCTTCCGCGTGGTGGCGAGGTCGCCGTCAAGAAGGCGCCCAAGGGCAGCCTGTCCGGCGGCGTTTCCGCGACGGTCAAGAAGGCCGCCGCGAAGAAGGCCACCACCAGGACGGCGGCGGCGAAGAAGACCACCGCGAAGAAGACGACGGCAAAGAAGACCACGGCCGCCGCCAAGACCACCACGGCCAAGAAGGCGCCCGCCAAGAAGACCACGACGGCCGCCAAGACGACCGCGGCGAAGAAGACCGCCGCCAAGAAGGCGACGGCCAAGAAGGCACCGGCGAAGAAGGCGACGGCCAAGAAGGCCCCCGCCAAGAAGTCGACCGCCCGCAAGACCACCGCCAAGAAGACCACGGCCCGCAGCTAG
- a CDS encoding D-alanine--D-alanine ligase family protein: protein MSTENLPQSPEQPSRKPRVAVVCGGRSSEHGISVVTAGAVLRAIDRSKYEVLPIGITRDGRWALTADDPERMAITDRRTPSVEELAESSEGGVVLPVDPSNREVVYSEPGSVPKALGEVDVVFPVLHGPYGEDGTLQGLLELSGVPYVGSGVLASAVGQDKEYMKRVFTSFGLKVGPYVVIRPREWERDQPAARKKIVDFAGEHGWPLFVKPARAGSSIGITKVDDLSGLDEAIEEARRHDPKVLVEAAVRGREIECGVLEFEDGPRASVPAEIPPPEAHAYYDFEAKYIDSTPGIVPAPLSDEETAEVRRLAVEAFEAASCEGLVRADFFLTEDGEFVINEINTMPGFTPISMYPQMWQATGISYPELVDRLIQAALRRSTGLR, encoded by the coding sequence ATGAGCACCGAGAACCTCCCCCAGAGCCCCGAGCAGCCGTCCCGCAAGCCGCGCGTGGCCGTCGTGTGCGGCGGACGCAGCTCCGAACACGGGATCTCCGTGGTCACCGCCGGCGCGGTACTGCGCGCCATCGACCGGAGCAAGTACGAGGTCCTGCCGATCGGCATCACCCGGGACGGCCGTTGGGCGCTGACCGCCGACGATCCGGAGCGCATGGCGATCACCGACCGCCGTACGCCCAGTGTCGAGGAGCTCGCGGAGTCGAGCGAGGGCGGCGTGGTGCTCCCCGTCGACCCCTCCAACCGCGAAGTCGTCTACAGCGAGCCCGGTTCGGTGCCCAAGGCGCTCGGCGAGGTCGACGTGGTCTTCCCGGTGCTGCACGGCCCCTACGGCGAGGACGGCACTCTCCAGGGCCTCCTGGAGCTGTCCGGCGTGCCCTACGTCGGCTCGGGCGTGCTCGCCTCGGCCGTCGGCCAGGACAAGGAGTACATGAAGCGGGTGTTCACCTCGTTCGGGCTCAAGGTGGGCCCGTACGTGGTGATCCGGCCGCGCGAGTGGGAACGGGACCAGCCGGCCGCCCGCAAGAAGATCGTCGACTTCGCCGGCGAGCACGGCTGGCCGCTGTTCGTGAAGCCCGCGCGCGCGGGTTCGTCGATCGGCATCACCAAGGTCGACGACCTCTCCGGCCTCGACGAGGCGATCGAGGAGGCCCGGCGGCACGACCCGAAGGTGCTCGTGGAGGCCGCCGTGCGCGGCCGTGAGATCGAGTGCGGGGTGCTGGAGTTCGAGGACGGCCCGCGGGCCTCCGTACCGGCCGAGATCCCGCCGCCCGAGGCGCACGCCTACTACGACTTCGAGGCCAAGTACATCGACTCCACGCCCGGCATCGTGCCCGCCCCGCTGAGCGACGAGGAGACCGCCGAGGTGCGGCGGCTCGCGGTGGAGGCGTTCGAGGCGGCCTCCTGCGAGGGCCTGGTGCGCGCGGACTTCTTCCTCACCGAGGACGGCGAGTTCGTGATCAACGAGATCAACACCATGCCCGGCTTCACGCCCATCTCGATGTACCCGCAGATGTGGCAGGCGACCGGTATCAGCTACCCGGAGCTGGTGGACCGGCTGATCCAGGCCGCCTTGCGGCGCTCGACCGGGCTCCGCTGA
- a CDS encoding thiamine-phosphate kinase: protein MKGTVGELGEFGLIRELTSRLTTTPAVRVGPGDDAAVVAAPDRRVVASTDILLEGRHFRRDWSTAYDVGRKAAAQNLADIAAMGAVPTALLLGLVVPAELPVAWPTELMDGLRDESQVAGASVVGGDVVRGDSIMVSITALGDLRNHEPVTRAGAQPGDLVAVTGWLGWSAAGYAVLSRGFRSPRAFVEAHRRPEPPYHAGPAAAGLGATAMCDVSDGLIADLGHIAEASKVRIDIRSGAIDIPTQMNDIGQAVGVDPLQWVLTGGEDHAIVATFPPDVKLPARWKVIGEVLNPSALPQVTVDGAPWTRKGGWDHFGDIES, encoded by the coding sequence ATGAAGGGCACTGTTGGTGAGCTCGGGGAGTTCGGGCTCATCAGGGAGCTCACCTCCCGTCTCACCACCACCCCGGCGGTCCGGGTCGGCCCCGGCGACGACGCCGCGGTGGTCGCCGCCCCCGACCGCAGGGTCGTGGCGAGCACCGACATCCTCCTGGAGGGGCGGCACTTCCGCCGCGACTGGTCCACGGCGTACGACGTCGGCCGCAAGGCGGCCGCGCAGAACCTCGCGGACATCGCCGCCATGGGTGCCGTACCGACCGCTCTGCTGCTCGGCCTGGTCGTCCCCGCGGAACTCCCGGTCGCCTGGCCCACCGAACTGATGGACGGCCTGCGCGACGAGAGCCAGGTCGCGGGCGCCTCCGTGGTCGGCGGTGACGTGGTGCGCGGCGACAGCATCATGGTGTCCATCACCGCCCTCGGCGACCTGCGCAACCACGAACCGGTGACCCGCGCGGGCGCCCAGCCCGGCGACCTGGTCGCCGTCACCGGCTGGCTGGGCTGGTCCGCGGCCGGCTACGCCGTGCTCTCCCGCGGCTTCCGCTCGCCGCGCGCCTTCGTCGAGGCCCACCGCCGCCCCGAGCCGCCGTACCACGCGGGACCGGCGGCCGCAGGGCTGGGCGCGACCGCGATGTGCGACGTCAGCGACGGACTCATCGCCGACCTCGGGCACATCGCCGAGGCCAGCAAGGTCCGCATCGACATCCGCTCCGGCGCCATCGACATCCCCACGCAGATGAACGACATCGGGCAGGCCGTCGGCGTCGACCCGCTGCAGTGGGTGCTGACCGGGGGAGAGGACCACGCGATCGTGGCGACCTTCCCGCCGGACGTGAAGCTGCCGGCCCGCTGGAAGGTGATCGGCGAGGTCCTCAACCCCTCGGCGCTGCCCCAGGTCACGGTCGACGGGGCGCCGTGGACCAGAAAGGGCGGCTGGGACCACTTCGGGGACATCGAGTCATGA
- a CDS encoding NAD(P)H-dependent glycerol-3-phosphate dehydrogenase has product MSKPVKAAVFGTGSWGTAFGMVLADAGCEVTLWARRAELAEAVNSTRTNPDYLPGVELPGNLRATADAAEAARDADFTVLAVPSQTLRANLAEWTPLLAPDTVLVSLMKGVELGSAMRMSEVIEDVAKAGAERIAVVTGPNLAREIAARMPAAAVVACTDEAVAQRLQAACHTPYFRPYTNTDVVGCELGGAVKNVIGLAVGIADGMGLGDNAKGSLITRGLAETTRLGVALGADPLTFAGLAGLGDLVATCSSPLSRNHTFGTNLGKGMTLQETIAVTKQTAEGVKSCESVLDLARRHGVDMPLTETVVGIVHEGKPPVVALKELMSRSAKPERR; this is encoded by the coding sequence GTGAGCAAGCCGGTCAAGGCGGCTGTCTTCGGCACCGGATCGTGGGGCACCGCCTTCGGCATGGTGCTCGCCGACGCCGGCTGCGAGGTCACCCTGTGGGCCCGCCGCGCCGAACTCGCCGAGGCGGTCAACTCCACCCGGACCAACCCCGACTACCTGCCCGGCGTGGAACTTCCCGGGAACCTGCGGGCCACGGCCGACGCGGCCGAGGCAGCCCGCGACGCCGACTTCACCGTCCTCGCCGTCCCCTCGCAGACCCTGCGCGCCAACCTCGCCGAGTGGACGCCGCTGCTCGCGCCCGACACGGTCCTCGTCTCGCTGATGAAGGGCGTCGAACTGGGCTCCGCCATGAGGATGAGCGAGGTGATCGAGGACGTCGCGAAGGCAGGCGCCGAGCGCATCGCCGTGGTCACCGGGCCCAACCTCGCCCGCGAGATAGCCGCCCGCATGCCCGCCGCCGCCGTCGTGGCGTGCACCGACGAGGCGGTCGCCCAGCGGCTCCAGGCCGCGTGCCACACCCCGTACTTCCGGCCGTACACCAACACCGACGTCGTCGGCTGCGAACTCGGGGGCGCCGTAAAGAACGTGATCGGCCTGGCCGTCGGCATCGCGGACGGCATGGGGCTCGGCGACAACGCCAAGGGCTCGCTCATCACCCGCGGGCTCGCCGAGACCACCCGGCTGGGCGTCGCCCTGGGCGCCGACCCGCTGACCTTCGCCGGACTCGCCGGTCTGGGCGACCTGGTGGCCACCTGCTCCTCGCCGCTGTCGCGCAACCACACCTTCGGCACCAACCTCGGCAAGGGCATGACCCTGCAGGAGACCATCGCGGTCACCAAGCAGACCGCCGAGGGGGTCAAGTCCTGTGAGTCGGTGCTCGATCTGGCCCGCCGGCACGGCGTCGACATGCCCCTCACGGAGACCGTCGTCGGCATCGTGCACGAGGGCAAGCCGCCGGTGGTGGCTCTGAAGGAGCTGATGTCGCGCAGCGCGAAGCCCGAGCGACGCTGA
- a CDS encoding Lrp/AsnC family transcriptional regulator, which translates to MVQAYILIQTEVGKASTVAETISKIPGVIQAEDVTGPYDVIVRAQADTVDDLGRMVVAKVQQVDGITRTLTCPVVHL; encoded by the coding sequence GTGGTACAGGCGTACATCCTGATCCAGACGGAGGTCGGCAAGGCGTCGACCGTCGCCGAGACGATCAGCAAGATCCCTGGAGTCATCCAGGCCGAGGACGTGACGGGACCGTACGACGTCATCGTGCGCGCCCAAGCCGACACCGTCGACGACCTGGGCCGGATGGTGGTCGCGAAGGTCCAGCAAGTGGACGGCATCACGCGCACCCTGACCTGCCCGGTCGTGCATCTGTAG
- the cofC gene encoding 2-phospho-L-lactate guanylyltransferase, with protein sequence MQWTLVIPLKPLTRAKSRLADTAGDGVRPGLALAFAEDTVAAALACPAVADVAVVTDDLLAGRELAVLGARIVPDEPRAGLNAALVHGASVVRASRPEGPVAALNADLPALRPLELDRVLAAAAEFPRAFLPDAADFGTTLLAAAAGRELLPEFGTGSRARHRASGAAELRLDAVDSVRQDVDTGDDLRAALALGVGPRTAAAAARLLIPGQ encoded by the coding sequence GTGCAGTGGACCTTGGTGATCCCCCTGAAGCCCCTGACCCGGGCCAAGAGCAGGCTCGCGGACACCGCCGGCGACGGGGTGCGGCCCGGACTCGCCCTCGCCTTCGCCGAGGACACGGTGGCGGCCGCGCTGGCCTGCCCCGCCGTCGCCGATGTGGCGGTCGTCACGGACGACCTCCTCGCCGGCCGGGAGCTGGCGGTGCTGGGCGCGCGGATCGTCCCGGACGAGCCGCGCGCCGGGCTGAACGCCGCGCTCGTACACGGAGCCTCGGTGGTGAGGGCATCGCGCCCCGAAGGCCCGGTGGCGGCCCTGAACGCCGATCTCCCGGCGCTCAGGCCCCTGGAATTGGACCGGGTCCTGGCCGCGGCCGCGGAATTCCCCCGCGCTTTTCTCCCCGACGCGGCGGACTTCGGTACGACGTTGCTCGCGGCCGCCGCCGGCCGGGAATTGCTGCCGGAGTTCGGCACCGGTTCCCGGGCGCGTCACCGTGCGTCCGGCGCGGCGGAACTGCGGCTCGACGCGGTGGATTCGGTACGCCAGGACGTGGACACCGGCGACGATCTGCGGGCCGCGCTGGCTCTCGGGGTGGGCCCGCGGACGGCGGCCGCGGCCGCTCGGCTGCTGATTCCGGGGCAGTAG
- a CDS encoding lysophospholipid acyltransferase family protein, whose product MPRRRIGFWYRFAAVICKPPLVVLIKRDWRGMENIPADGGFITAVNHNSHIDPFAYAHFQYNTGRVPRFLAKSGLFKKGFVGAAMRGTGQIPVYRESTDALSAFRAAIDAVERGECVAFYPEGTLTRDPHGWPMTGKTGAARVALQTKCPVIPVAQWGANELLPPYARKPNLLPRKTHHVLAGPPVDLSPFYGREMTPELLKEATEVIMAAITRQLEQIRGEKAPATPYDPRRERIEQRRRTQAQTQTQAQSQDRTQTQSQDRTQTQSQDRTQAQSQDRTQAQPQTQSQAPARGKTAPAVQEEGQGT is encoded by the coding sequence GTGCCCCGCCGCAGAATCGGCTTCTGGTACCGCTTCGCAGCGGTGATCTGCAAACCGCCGCTGGTGGTTCTGATCAAGCGGGACTGGCGTGGAATGGAGAACATTCCGGCCGACGGCGGATTTATCACCGCGGTGAACCATAATTCGCACATCGACCCGTTCGCCTATGCCCACTTTCAGTACAACACCGGGCGCGTCCCCCGATTCCTGGCGAAGAGCGGGCTTTTCAAGAAGGGATTCGTGGGCGCCGCGATGCGCGGCACCGGCCAGATCCCCGTCTACCGCGAGAGCACGGACGCGCTGAGCGCCTTCCGCGCCGCCATCGACGCCGTGGAGCGCGGCGAGTGCGTCGCCTTCTACCCCGAGGGCACCCTCACCCGCGACCCGCACGGCTGGCCGATGACCGGCAAGACCGGCGCCGCGCGGGTCGCCCTGCAGACCAAGTGCCCGGTGATCCCGGTCGCCCAGTGGGGCGCCAACGAACTGCTGCCGCCCTACGCCAGGAAGCCGAACCTCCTGCCGCGCAAGACCCACCACGTCCTGGCCGGCCCGCCCGTGGACCTGTCGCCCTTCTACGGCAGGGAGATGACCCCGGAGCTGCTCAAGGAGGCGACCGAGGTCATCATGGCGGCCATCACCCGCCAGCTGGAGCAGATCCGCGGCGAGAAGGCGCCCGCGACGCCGTACGACCCGCGCCGGGAGCGGATCGAACAGCGCCGCAGGACCCAGGCGCAGACGCAGACGCAGGCGCAAAGCCAGGATCGGACGCAGACGCAAAGCCAGGATCGGACGCAGACGCAAAGCCAGGATCGGACGCAGGCGCAAAGCCAGGATCGGACGCAGGCGCAGCCCCAGACGCAGAGCCAGGCCCCCGCCCGGGGCAAAACAGCGCCGGCCGTACAGGAAGAAGGGCAGGGCACGTGA
- a CDS encoding DUF3515 domain-containing protein gives MDSFRHRLLGLPVLAVLITATGCSSSDDSATVAVPSPDAAVTKLCRNLDRALPKKVDGLSRKDPRPASVLTAGWGSPAIILRCGVPRPAKMNDPEADGAEVNGVGWLLQKQGDGSFRFTTTLRLAYVEVTIPAQRTGHGVAPLVDLAPAVKKAIPEGIAS, from the coding sequence GTGGACTCTTTCCGTCACCGGCTTCTCGGCCTGCCCGTCCTCGCCGTGCTGATCACCGCCACGGGCTGCTCCTCAAGCGACGACAGCGCGACCGTGGCGGTTCCCAGCCCGGACGCGGCGGTCACGAAGCTGTGCCGGAACCTGGACAGGGCGCTGCCGAAGAAGGTGGACGGACTGAGCCGCAAGGACCCCCGGCCCGCCTCCGTGCTGACCGCGGGATGGGGAAGCCCGGCGATCATACTGCGCTGCGGTGTGCCCCGGCCCGCCAAGATGAACGATCCGGAGGCCGACGGGGCAGAGGTGAACGGCGTGGGCTGGCTGCTGCAGAAGCAGGGCGACGGGTCGTTCCGTTTCACGACCACCCTGCGCCTGGCGTACGTCGAGGTGACGATCCCCGCGCAGCGGACGGGTCACGGCGTGGCGCCGTTGGTCGACCTGGCGCCCGCCGTGAAGAAGGCGATCCCCGAGGGGATCGCCTCCTGA